GTAGGCGTTGCTCAGGTCGGTCAGGAAGCCGTAGCGTCCGGCGGCGGCGTTGGTGTTCCTCTTTGCGGCCTTCAGGAAGTCCGCCCAGGTGAGGGGCGCGCTGGGGACGAGTTTCTTGTTGTACACCAGGGCGACGCTCTCGGCGAACATGGGCAGGCCGTACAGTTTCCCGCCGACGGTCAGGGCGCGGACGGTGGTCTGGTCGAATTCGCTGCGGCGGGAGGTGCTGCTCAGGGGTTCGATCACGCCCGCCTGGGCGAGCTGGCCGATGCGGTCCTGCGGGAGGGTGACGATCACGTCGGGGCCCTGGCCCTGCTTGGCGGTTTTCAGGAGCTGGTCGACGATCTTGTCGAGGGGGATGTTGACGACCTTGACGGTGTTGCCGCTGATGCCCTGGTAGGTCTTGATCTGGCTGCTGAGCCACGCGACCTCGGCCTTGTCGTTGAAGTGCGTCCAGACGGTGAGGGTGGCGGCGTGGGCGCTGCCCGTCAGGGCGCTGGTGGTCAGGGCGAGGGCGAGCAGGGTGAGGCGTCGGTTCATGGGTTCTCCTGGGTGACGGGGAGGACGTCCCGGTCCGGGCGGATCGGAATATTTGGAAAGGGTTCCATTCTGGCGACAGGCCGCCAATTGATTTATTGAAACGCCCGTCATTATCCGCCGTTCACGCGCCGTCCACCACTCCACCCCCGCCGGGGGCACCCCTGTATTAGGCTGTGGCGCGTGACCACCCCGCCCCTTCCGGACGCCCGCACCCACGCGCGCGACCCGCACATGAAGATCGCCGAGGACGCCCTGCGCCCCCACCTGCCAGAACCCGGCTGGCGGTTCGTGACCCCGACCCCCGCGCACGCCGGAGAGGCTCGCCTGAGCCTGCGCGCCCACCCCGACCCCGACGCCGCGCAGGTCACCGAGGCGCTGCCCGGCGAACCCCTGCACCTCCTGTGGGAGAACGCCGGCGGCTGGGCGTACGTCCGCACCACGCACGACCGTTACCTGGGCTGGGCCCGCGCAGGCGGCCTGCACACGCGCCCCTGGCAACCCGACCTGACCGTCACCGCCCGCCGCGCCCACGCGTACGCCGGGCCGAAGATCAGCCAGCCCATCCGCGCCGAACTCGCGTTCGGGACGAGGCTCGCCAGGGGCGGCGGCGACATCGTCACCGAGGACCACCGCCGCTGGGTGCCGGTCACCCTGCCCGGCGGCACGGACGCCTGGGTGCAGGAGGTGACCCTCGCCCCGCTGGAGGGCGACCTGCTGACGTTCGCCCTGGGCTTCCTGGACACCCCCTACGTGTGGGGCGGGCGCAGCGCCTGGGGACTGGACTGCTCCGGCCTGACGCAGCTCGTGTACGGCGCGTTCGGCCGCCCCCTGCCGCGCGACGCGGACCAGCAGCAGGAGGCCCTCACGCCCGTCACGGAGGCGCAGCCCGGCGACCTGGCCTTCTTCCCCGGTCATGTCGGCCTGATGCTCGACGACCGGCGGATGCTGCACGCGAACGCCACCCACATGCGCGTGACCATCGAGACGCTCGGCGATGGCGAGTACGGCACGCGCCTCCAGGCGGGCCTGAGCGGCTTCGGACGGTGGACGCAGTGACCGCCGCGACCTCCGCCGTCACCTGGGAGACGCTGGACCTGCACACCACGCAGCCCTTCGGCATCGCCCGCTGGACGCACAGCGTCTACCCCCGCACCCTCGTCACCCTGACCCACGACGGCCTGACCGGACGCGGCGAGGCCGCCCCGAACGCCTTCTACGGCGAGACGCGCGGCACCGTCGAGGCGGTCCTGCCCATCCTGGCCGACGAGGTGCAGGACCCCTGGGACTGGGACGGCCTGCACGCCCGCCTCTCGGCCCGCATGCCGTACGACCACCCCAGCGTGAAGTGCGCGCTGGAGATGGCAGCCGTCGAGTGGTGCGCCGCGCGCGCCGGAGTGCCCGTGTGGCAACTGCTCGGCCTGAGCCCCGCGCCCCTCCCCGAGAGCAGCTATACCGTCAGCATCGCCGATCTGGACGACATGCGCCGTCAGGCGCGCGAGGCTGCCGCGCGCGGGCACGGCGTCCTGAAGGTCAAGCTGGGCACCGACCGCGACGAGGCGATCATCGCCGCGCTGCGCGAGGAAGCCCCGCACGTCCGCCTGCGCGTGGACGCGAACGCCGCCTGGACCCGCACCCAGGCCCGCCGGATGCTGGGCGTGCTGGAGGCCGCCGACGTGGAATTCGTCGAGCAGCCTCTCGCCGCCGGGGACCTGGACGGGCACGCCGCGCTGCGCGCCGTCTCCGGTGTGCCCATCGTCGCGGACGAGAGCCTGCACCATGTCGGCGACGTCATCACCCTGGCCCGCGCGTTCGACGGCGTGAACCTCAAACTCGCCAAGCTCGGCGGACCACTCCAGGCGCTGCGGGCGCTGCGGCTGGCGCGCGCGCACGGGATGTCCGTCATGATGGGCTGCATGATCGAGAGCAGCCTCGGCATCGCCGCCGCCGCGCACCTCGCGGGCGCGTGCGACTGGGCCGACCTGGACGGCGCGCTCCTCCTCGCGGACGACCCGTTCACGGGCCTGGACTGGCAGGCGGGACACCTCGCGCGGCCAGCGGGCAGCGGCTGGGGCGTGGAGCGGCGCACCGCATGACCCTCCGCGTGGCGATCATCGGCGCCGGCAACCGCGGCGGGGACGTGTACGCCCGCCTGCTCGCGCAGCACGGCGCGCAGGTCACGCACGTCGTGGACCCCCGCGCGGCCCGCCTGGAGGAGGTCGCCGCCCGGCACGCCGTCCCACCCGAGTGGCAGTACCGCGATCCGGACGCGTTCTTCGCGCTGGGCCGCGTGGCCGACGCCGTCGTGATCGCCACCCCGGACGATCAGCACGTCACGCCGTGCCTTCAGGCCCTTGCCCTGAACTACGACGTGCTGCTGGAAAAACCAGTCTGCCTGACCGAGGCGGACCTCGACCTTCTCCAGGCGGCCGAGGCGGCCAGCACCGGGCGGGTCACGGTCTGCCACGTCCTGCGCGCCGCGCCCTTCTTCCGGGAGGTGCGGCGCGTGCTGGACAGCGGCGCCCTGGGCACCCTGATCGGAATCCAGCACGCGGAGAACGTCGCCCACTGGCACTACGCGCACTCCTACGTGCGCGGCAACTGGCGCGCGTCCCCGCCCGCCGCGCCGTTCCTGCTCGCCAAGAGCTGCCACGACCTCGACCTGCTCCGCGCGTTCGCTGGCAGCCCGCCCGAACGCGTGACCAGCGAGGGCAGCCTGCACCACTTCCGCCCCGAACACGCCCCGCCCGGCGCGACCGACCGCTGCGTCACCTGCCCCGTCCAGGGCTGCCCGTCCGACGCGCGGCGCATCTACCTCACCCGCGACCCGCACGCGTGGCCGGTCACGGTTCTCACCGCCGGGGGCATCCCCCTGAGCGACGCGCTGGAACACGGCCCGTACGGCGAATGCGTGTATCTAGGGAAGAACGACGTGGTGGACCACCAGGCCGTCACCGTCCGCTTCCGGAGCGGCGTCACGGCGCAACTGACTGTCAGCGCGTTCACGCACAACAACACCCGCACCCTGAAACTCCTCGGGACGCACGGCGAACTGCGCGGCCACATGGACCGCCACGAACTCGAACTCCACGACTTCCGCACCGGCCACAGCCAGCGCTGGACCATCGACGCCAGCGGCACGCACGGCGGCGGCGACGACGGCCTGATCCAGGCGTGGCTCGCCAGTCTGCGCGGCCACACCCCACCACCCACTCCCCTGTCCGAATCGCTCGACTCCCACCGCATGGCGTTCGCGGCGGAACGCGCCCGGCAGCGGGGCACGGTGGAGGAGGTCTGACGGTCCTGGCCTGTTCGGTTGAGGGGATTTAGGGTGAATGATTGAACGTGCTAGTGAAAGTATTCACGATTAAGCCGGATCGTGACAAAGTTGTTTCCTCTTCATTCCAGGAGGGACCATATCCCCCCCTGACGCTCCAGCACGACCCATTCTGTGTTGCCCAGCATGAAGTCCCCACCACGCCAGACCTCGCGGATATCCAGGCCCAGCAGGTCCGCCAGGGCAATCCGGATGATCCCGCCGTGCGACACCAGCGCCGCGTCCCCATCCGGCAGGCTGTTCACGTCCGCCGTGAACCGCGCCGCGATCTCCCGGAACGTCTCGCCACCCCGGAAGCCCAGCTCGCCACCGCCCAGCTCCAGGCGTTCCGGGTGCTGCCGCAGGGCCGAGTACGGCTCGCCCGCCCACTCGCCGCAGTCCACCTCATGAATGCCAGGAAGGACCGTGACCGGCACGCCCAGCCGCTCCGCCAGGGGCCGCGCCGTCTGCTGCGCGCGGCGATATCGGCTGGCATACACCGCCTGCGGGCGCGGCTCTCCCCCACTGATCCGCCCGGCCATCGCCCGCGCCTGCTCGTGACCGGTATCGGTGATCTCGTCGTTCGCGCTGCTCGCGCCACGCAGGATGCCCGCCTGATTTCCTTTCGTCTCGCCGTGCCGGATGATCCAGAGTCGCATGCGCCCAACTGTACCGGGCGCACGCGACTCTGGACTGCGGGGGGGTGGACTGCGGGGGATCAGGCGTTCAGGGCGTCCGTCACGGCCTGCGTGATGGGCGTGGTGGGGCGGCCGATCAGGCGGCTCATGTCGCGGCTCCCGCTGGCGAGTTCGCCGCGCGTGATGCCAGTGTCGCTGTCAGCCAGGACGTGCGCGAAGCCCTCGGGCACGCCGAATCCGGCGAGGGTCCGGGCGTACTCATCGGCGCTGAGGTCGTGGTACGCGACGGGCTGGCCGCTCTGGCGGGCCACCTCCGCGGCGAGGTCGGCCAGGGTGACCCCCTCGTCCCCAGCGAGTTCGTAGGTCTGCCCGGCGTGCCCGTCGGTACTCAGGACGGCCGCGGCAGCCTCCGCGTAGTCCTGACGGGGGGCGGGGTTCAGCGCGTGGGTCCCGGCGGCCCCCAGGATCGCGCCGTTCTTCACGGCACCCTTGAGGTCATAGTTCTCGGTGTACCAGCCGTTGCGCAGCAGCGTGAAGGGCACGCCGGACTCGCGCAGGAGGGCCTCGGTGGCCTGGTGGTCCCCAGCGAGGATCATGCCGCTGCGATCAGCGTTCAGGATGCTGGTGTACGCGATCAGGTCCACCCCGGCGTCGCGGGCGGCGTCGATGACGTGGCGGTGCTGGCCGACGCGGTCGTCGAAGTCGTTGCTGGACACGAGCAGCAGGCGGTTGACGCCCTGCAGGGCGGCGCGGAGGGTCTCGGGTTGTTTGTAGTCGGCCTGGCGGACCTGGATGCCCTGAGCGGCGAGGTCGGCGGCCTTCGCGGGGTCGCGGACGAGGGCGACGAGCTTCCCGGCGGGCACGCCGCGCTTCAGGAGGGCCTGCAGGGTGAGGTGGCCGAGGTGGCCGGTGGCTCCGGTGACGGCGATGGTGGTGCTGGCTGGGGTGGTCATGGTGGGGCTCCTGTGGGGTGAGAGGCGGACAGACTCGTAACCGTTTTCCTTACATGTTGGGCAGAGGAACGTCAGCCCGCGCGGGCCGCCAGATCCCCCAGCACGTCCGCGAGGGTCGTGCGGGCCAGTTCAGCTTCCAGCGCGGCCTGCGCGCGCCCGAAGCGGTCTTCCAGGGTCGCCTGGATGTTCGCGCCGACCGGGCACGCCGGGTGCGGATGCTCGTGCAGGCGGAACACGCTGGCCTCGCCGTTCACGGCGCGGTACACGTCCAGCAGGGTGATGTCGCGCGGGTCACGGGTCAGGCGCGCGCCGCTGACGCCCTGCTGGGTGGCCAGCAGATCCGCGCGGCGCAGCAGGCCCGTGACGGTCCGGATCACGACCGGGTTGGTCCCGACGCTGGCGGCGATATCGGCGGAACTGGCGTGCTCGGGGAACTGGCTGATGATGCTGAGCACATGCACCGCCACGGCATACTGACTGTTCACGCACTCACCTCCACCAACATGTCGCCAATCTACTTACATGTCGCGCTGAAGTCAAGGGTGGAGTCTCCCCCACCCTCAGCCCGGTCAGCGACCGATCCGCACCGTCACCACCGTACTATCCGCGAAGGGCTGCACACTCACCGCCTTGCCGACATCCACCAGGAACGCGTTCCAGCCGCGCTTCAGCGGCGCGCGGAAGCCCTTGTTCGCCGTGACCGTCACGTCCGTATTCGCCCACACCACGAACAGGTTTGCACCCCGCGCGTCCGACATGGCCTCCCGCAGCGGTTCGTTGTCGTCCCGGCGCCCGTTGTTGTTCTGATCCCGGTACGTGAACAGCTTCAACTCCGCCACCTGCGCCTGCCCACTGACCTGCACCGGATCGATCACGCCCGGCCAGTTCACGTTCTGCGGCGTGAGACTCACCATCGCCCGGGGCAGCGGCGACGTGTCAGGAATCTCCATGGTGAAGCTTCCCCCCTCGACCGGCACGCTGCTGAGTTCCTGCACGAACTGCCCCGAAGGGGTGATGACCACGCCCGCCACGCGCAGGTCAGGCGTGACGTTCGCGCCACTCACCGTCCCCTTCACCGTGAGAGCACTGGCCGCGCCAACACTCATCAGAGCGAGCGTCATGGACAGGGAAAAGATCTTCATACCGTCAGTCTACGCGCGAGCCTGACGGCCATGTGACGCACACCGGGATCAGAAATTCATGTCCCGCTCACGCTTTCGGTGGAGTTCAGCACGTGCCCCCGCCGCGTCATCAGAACAGACCGGAACAGCAGGCGGAGCAACAGGCACACACAAAAAAACAGGGAGCCCGAAGGCTCCCCGCTGCACGCGCGCTTACTTGTTCAGCGCCTGCTTCA
This region of Deinococcus sp. JMULE3 genomic DNA includes:
- a CDS encoding Gfo/Idh/MocA family protein; the protein is MTLRVAIIGAGNRGGDVYARLLAQHGAQVTHVVDPRAARLEEVAARHAVPPEWQYRDPDAFFALGRVADAVVIATPDDQHVTPCLQALALNYDVLLEKPVCLTEADLDLLQAAEAASTGRVTVCHVLRAAPFFREVRRVLDSGALGTLIGIQHAENVAHWHYAHSYVRGNWRASPPAAPFLLAKSCHDLDLLRAFAGSPPERVTSEGSLHHFRPEHAPPGATDRCVTCPVQGCPSDARRIYLTRDPHAWPVTVLTAGGIPLSDALEHGPYGECVYLGKNDVVDHQAVTVRFRSGVTAQLTVSAFTHNNTRTLKLLGTHGELRGHMDRHELELHDFRTGHSQRWTIDASGTHGGGDDGLIQAWLASLRGHTPPPTPLSESLDSHRMAFAAERARQRGTVEEV
- a CDS encoding histidine phosphatase family protein; translation: MRLWIIRHGETKGNQAGILRGASSANDEITDTGHEQARAMAGRISGGEPRPQAVYASRYRRAQQTARPLAERLGVPVTVLPGIHEVDCGEWAGEPYSALRQHPERLELGGGELGFRGGETFREIAARFTADVNSLPDGDAALVSHGGIIRIALADLLGLDIREVWRGGDFMLGNTEWVVLERQGGIWSLLE
- a CDS encoding SDR family oxidoreductase, with translation MTTPASTTIAVTGATGHLGHLTLQALLKRGVPAGKLVALVRDPAKAADLAAQGIQVRQADYKQPETLRAALQGVNRLLLVSSNDFDDRVGQHRHVIDAARDAGVDLIAYTSILNADRSGMILAGDHQATEALLRESGVPFTLLRNGWYTENYDLKGAVKNGAILGAAGTHALNPAPRQDYAEAAAAVLSTDGHAGQTYELAGDEGVTLADLAAEVARQSGQPVAYHDLSADEYARTLAGFGVPEGFAHVLADSDTGITRGELASGSRDMSRLIGRPTTPITQAVTDALNA
- a CDS encoding NlpC/P60 family protein, which translates into the protein MTTPPLPDARTHARDPHMKIAEDALRPHLPEPGWRFVTPTPAHAGEARLSLRAHPDPDAAQVTEALPGEPLHLLWENAGGWAYVRTTHDRYLGWARAGGLHTRPWQPDLTVTARRAHAYAGPKISQPIRAELAFGTRLARGGGDIVTEDHRRWVPVTLPGGTDAWVQEVTLAPLEGDLLTFALGFLDTPYVWGGRSAWGLDCSGLTQLVYGAFGRPLPRDADQQQEALTPVTEAQPGDLAFFPGHVGLMLDDRRMLHANATHMRVTIETLGDGEYGTRLQAGLSGFGRWTQ
- a CDS encoding dipeptide epimerase, which produces MTAATSAVTWETLDLHTTQPFGIARWTHSVYPRTLVTLTHDGLTGRGEAAPNAFYGETRGTVEAVLPILADEVQDPWDWDGLHARLSARMPYDHPSVKCALEMAAVEWCAARAGVPVWQLLGLSPAPLPESSYTVSIADLDDMRRQAREAAARGHGVLKVKLGTDRDEAIIAALREEAPHVRLRVDANAAWTRTQARRMLGVLEAADVEFVEQPLAAGDLDGHAALRAVSGVPIVADESLHHVGDVITLARAFDGVNLKLAKLGGPLQALRALRLARAHGMSVMMGCMIESSLGIAAAAHLAGACDWADLDGALLLADDPFTGLDWQAGHLARPAGSGWGVERRTA
- a CDS encoding Rrf2 family transcriptional regulator, with protein sequence MNSQYAVAVHVLSIISQFPEHASSADIAASVGTNPVVIRTVTGLLRRADLLATQQGVSGARLTRDPRDITLLDVYRAVNGEASVFRLHEHPHPACPVGANIQATLEDRFGRAQAALEAELARTTLADVLGDLAARAG